AACAAAGGTGAAAAATGCATGATTATGAAGAGTTAAAAAAATTTGCTAAAGAATTAAGAAAAAAGAGTACAATATCTGAAGTAATATTATGGAACGAGTTAAAAAACAAAAAGTTCTATGGCTATAAATTCAATAGGCAAAAAAT
This genomic window from Geotoga petraea contains:
- a CDS encoding DUF559 domain-containing protein → MHDYEELKKFAKELRKKSTISEVILWNELKNKKFYGYKFNRQK